The Platichthys flesus chromosome 18, fPlaFle2.1, whole genome shotgun sequence genome includes a window with the following:
- the col10a1b gene encoding collagen alpha-1(X) chain, whose amino-acid sequence MDLRVTSVLLVLLALAEATPERYYHVPKVNKGPYTVKSHAVAGEQGPAGEPGEPGPMGPPGPPGKSGVGYAGPQGPPGPPGPPGYTQAGKPGTPGGAGKPGASGMPGERGSTGAPGPMGPRGAPGSSGTPGPAGLSSVGRPGPSGSPGAMGQRGESGLKGHPGIPGLPGNKGERGIGVPGVQGQPGSVGPMGPSGMPGKPGVGKPGATGYPGEPGKSGMPGRDGAPGPMGMTGPKGHTGAPGTGATGKPGQNGTPGMHGPIGPKGPQGPAGQPGSPGMPGVGKTGESGIPGSRGAPGTPGTTGQKGEPGPTGFTGHPGSTGSIGPAGPQGSRGFQGEAGPTGPKGDIGMVGAPGPRGTKGDQGAQGFTGKPGTPGAVGPGGIAGHNGPQGPKGSQGHTGAPGLPGSNGAPGIKGHTGSPGGTGKAGENGRPGPMGPSGPSGPAGPPGLKGHPGLPGPPGPAGFTAKGVSGPQGPPGNPGSRGHDGLPGPSGPPGPPGQPGEIVYHHEKSMPVKSHEVVMSHEMMKAPMSAFSAVLTRAYPEAATPIQFNQVLYNGEHHYDANSGVFTCQIPGLYYFSYHVHVNGANALVALYKNEEPIVFSYDEYNKGFLDQMSGSAVVMLNPNDRVYVQVPDEESNGIFAADNVHCTFSGFLIAST is encoded by the exons ATGGATCTGAGGGTAACCAGCGTTCTCCTTGTCCTCCTAGCTTTGGCTGAGGCAACCCCTGAAAGGTACTACCACGTGCCGAAAGTGAACAAGGGTCCCTACACCGTCAAGAGCCATG CCGTTGCAGGTGAGCAaggtcctgcaggagaaccaggagaaccaGGCCCAATGGGACCACCTGGACCTCCTGGAAAAAGTGGTGTAGGGTATGCTGGTCCACAAGGCCCACCAGGACCCCCTGGACCCCCTGGCTATACTCAAGCAGGTAAACCTGGTACCCCTGGGGGTGCTGGAAAACCAGGTGCCTCTGGCATGCCTGGTGAGAGAGGTTCAACTGGGGCACCTGGACCAATGGGGCCCAGAGGTGCACCTGGTTCATCTGGAACACCCGGACCTGCTGGACTTTCTTCTGTTGGAAGACCTGGACCAAGTGGTAGTCCTGGAGCAATGGGACAAAGAGGAGAGTCTGGCCTGAAGGGACATCCTGGTATCCCTGGTCTTCCTGGCAACAAAGGGGAGAGAGGTATTGGAGTTCCTGGTGTTCAAGGACAACCAGGCTCAGTTGGACCAATGGGTCCATCTGGTATGCCAGGAAAACCTGGAGTTGGTAAACCTGGTGCCACTGGCTATCCTGGAGAGCCTGGCAAGAGTGGCATGCCAGGAAGAGATGGTGCTCCTGGGCCAATGGGTATGACGGGACCAAAGGGTCACACTGGCGCTCCAGGCACAGGAGCAACAGGAAAGCCAGGTCAAAATGGTACCCCAGGTATGCATGGACCTATAGGGCCTAAAGGTCCACAGGGTCCAGCTGGTCAGCCAGGCTCCCCTGGCATGCCAGGTGTTGGCAAAACAGGTGAATCTGGAATTCCAGGCAGCAGAGGAGCCCCTGGTACTCCTGGAACCACTGGTCAAAAAGGAGAGCCAGGCCCAACAGGTTTTACTGGTCACCCAGGTTCTACAGGTTCCATAGGACCAGCTGGTCCACAAGGTTCAAGGGGATTTCAAGGTGAGGCAGGCCCAACAGGACCCAAAGGCGATATTGGTATGGTTGGTGCCCCAGGCCCAAGAGGAACCAAAGGTGATCAAGGAGCTCAAGGTTTCACTGGAAAACCTGGTACCCCTGGAGCAGTAGGCCCTGGAGGAATTGCAGGTCACAATGGTCCTCAGGGTCCAAAGGGTTCACAAGGCCATACTGGTGCTCCAGGACTCCCTGGTTCAAATGGCGCCCCAGGGATTAAAGGACACACAGGTTCCCCAGGAGGAACAGGAAAGGCTGGTGAGAACGGAAGACCAGGACCCATGGGACCATCAGGTCCCTCTGGTCCAGCTGGCCCCCCTGGACTTAAAGGTCATCCAGGTCTTCCCGGCCCACCTGGTCCAGCTGGCTTCACAGCTAAGGGCGTTTCTGGTCCCCAGGGTCCACCTGGAAATCCAGGGTCAAGGGGTCATGATGGTCTTCCAGGCCCAtctggtcctcctggtccacctGGCCAACCAGGAGAGATTGTCTACCACCATGAGAAGAGCATGCCAGTCAAGTCCCATGAGGTTGTAATGTCTCATGAGATGATGAAGGCACCCATGTCTGCATTCAGTGCTGTGTTAACCAGGGCCTATCCCGAGGCGGCGACTCCTATTCAGTTCAACCAGGTTCTGTACAATGGGGAACATCATTATGATGCCAACAGTGGTGTATTTACCTGCCAGATTCCCGGCCTCTATTATTTCAGCTATCATGTTCATGTCAATGGTGCAAACGCATTGGTGGCTCTCTAC